A window of Chryseobacterium shandongense genomic DNA:
CATGAAACTCGAGGTTGTCATCTTTTTATAGAGATGTTCCCTTTTAAGATCACCCGTAATGTATTTTTCAGCAATTACCGTAGCAGCAGGCCCGGCCCATGTAGCTCCGAAACCGGCGTGCTCCATTACGGCCGCCACTACAATTTTAGGTTTATCGGCTGGTGCAATCAGAACAAAAATTGAATTATCTTTTCCCTGCGGTACCTGTGCGGTACCTGTTTTAGCCAACTGGGTAAAATCATTGGATTTGAGCCCGTGAGCCGTACCTCTTAAAACCACAGCTTCCATTCCCCTTAATACAGGGTCAAAGTGTCTCTTGTCTACTAAAGTCTGATGTTTCTTTTTGAATCTGGGATCAGGATTCGGTTTACCATCAATAGCTTTCACAATGTGAGGTGTATAATACCAGCCTTTATTGGCAATTGCCGCCACATAATTTGCCAGCTGAAGCGGCGTCACCAGAACATCTCCCTGTCCCATTCCGTTGAAAATAGCTCCCGTAGCCAGAGGATCCCAATTTTTATGATCTTTTTTGGAACCGCTTGCCTTTAGAATCATTTCCATTCTTTTTTCATAAAATTCTCCTGACGGAATTCTTCCTTTTGCTCCTACAGCAAAGTCATTATTCAGGAATTCTCCCACTCCGAAGCTGCTCATGATTTTCTTCCATTCATCAACTCCTTTTGAAGGGTTACCGGGATATTTGTTAATAATGGCAAGATATGCGTAAGAAAAATAACAGTTGCTTGAAACCTGAATCGAAGGAATAAGGGGATCTGCTCCACCATGTCCTTTGATTCTTAAACCTCTGTAACTGAAACCGCCACCGCAGGGAAAAATAGTATTTTCATCCATTACGCCCATCTGCATAGCAGACAAAGCAGTCAGTAATTTGAAAGTTGAACCCGGAGGATACGCTGCCTGCAAGGATCTGTCGAACGTAGGCTTATTTTCGTAAATGGTATCTTTTGATAAAGCGTACAAATTTCTCGATTTATTGGGTCCTGTAAAAAGATTCGGGTCAATATCAGGTCCTGTTGCCGAAACCAGAACTTCACCGTTATTAGGATCGATAGCTACGATAGCGCCATGCTTATTCACAAGCATTTCTTCAGCCATTCTCTGAAGATCATAATCAATAGTAAGCGTAATATCTTTTCCGGTAACTACATCTTTATCCAAAGATCCGTTTTTGTAAGGTCCTACATTACGAAGCTTTATATCTTTCTGAATATACTTCATCCCTTTAATTCCGCGAAGCTCTTTTTCATATGCTTTTTCAATTCCCGTTTTACCGATGAAATCTCCAGGCAAATAATAAGCGGAATCTTTTTTAATCTCTCTTTCATTCACTTCACTCGTGTACCCCAAAAGATTTCCGGAAGTTGAAACTTCATACTGACGCTGCGGCCTTGATACAATACTGAAAGCCGGATATTTAAATATAATTTCCTGAACCCTTGCAATATCTTCCCTGCTGAGGTTTTTCATGAAGGTCATCGGTGTCAGCTTGGAATAGTATTTTTCTTTTTTAATAGCCTCGATGGTTCTGATAAAATCGTTTTTAGAGATTTTCATGAGATTGCAGAAGGCGATGGTATCAAAGTCTGGCCTCATGAGTGCCTGTGTAAAAGAAACCTCATAGGCAGGCTGGTTTCCTACCATAATTTTACCGTTCCTATCGAAAATAACGCCTCTCTGCGGTATGACGTATTCTATTTTAATGGAAGTATTGGCCGCATTCAATGCATAACGATCGGTAAAAAGCTGTAAATAAGCCAGTCTCGCTATAAAAATTACAGCGACTGCAAGGAGAACGGAAAAGATTTTTAAATAACGTGTGTTCAAACTTTTTGTTTGATTTTAAATATTAATGCGTAAATAACTATAAATATAAACGAAATTACACTAGTTACCAATACATTAAATAATATTTCAAAAAATCTGCTCAGCTTAAAGAATTCTATATATTGCACTAAAAGCTGATGTAAAAAGATACTCATAAATAAAAACAACAAAAACTGCGCCCACTGAAGAGACTGAAATGAGAAGAAATCAGTAGAAGTATCTGTAGATGTTCTGAAGATTAAGGTTCTGAAATAAGCAATGAGCGTTGTCGCAAAGGCGTTAATTCCCCACGAATAGAGGAAGGCATCTACCGACAGACCGATCAGAAAACTTAAAGCTAAAAACTGGAATTTATTTCTGAAGAAAGGATAAAACATGACAAATACCGGATAAAGCACGGGTGTATACTTTCCGAAAATGGTGATCCTGTTCAGTACAAAGATTTGTAATGCAACCAGAAAAATCATGATTAATATGTCCGTAAATAAAGTCCTGCTAATCATCTTCCTTTTTTATTACCGATTGCATCGTATCCTGAATTTTTTGTACTTCAGCCTTTTTAAGGTTTTTAACGACATATACTTTGCTTAATGCTCCCATTTTCTCACTAAGCTCCACAGAGATATCCCAGAATCCTGTTTTATTATCAACAGAATACCCTGCAATAGTACCGATCATGACGCCTTTTGGAAAAATGGCTGATTTTCCGTCAGTGACTACCGTATCTCCGATCT
This region includes:
- a CDS encoding peptidoglycan D,D-transpeptidase FtsI family protein produces the protein MNTRYLKIFSVLLAVAVIFIARLAYLQLFTDRYALNAANTSIKIEYVIPQRGVIFDRNGKIMVGNQPAYEVSFTQALMRPDFDTIAFCNLMKISKNDFIRTIEAIKKEKYYSKLTPMTFMKNLSREDIARVQEIIFKYPAFSIVSRPQRQYEVSTSGNLLGYTSEVNEREIKKDSAYYLPGDFIGKTGIEKAYEKELRGIKGMKYIQKDIKLRNVGPYKNGSLDKDVVTGKDITLTIDYDLQRMAEEMLVNKHGAIVAIDPNNGEVLVSATGPDIDPNLFTGPNKSRNLYALSKDTIYENKPTFDRSLQAAYPPGSTFKLLTALSAMQMGVMDENTIFPCGGGFSYRGLRIKGHGGADPLIPSIQVSSNCYFSYAYLAIINKYPGNPSKGVDEWKKIMSSFGVGEFLNNDFAVGAKGRIPSGEFYEKRMEMILKASGSKKDHKNWDPLATGAIFNGMGQGDVLVTPLQLANYVAAIANKGWYYTPHIVKAIDGKPNPDPRFKKKHQTLVDKRHFDPVLRGMEAVVLRGTAHGLKSNDFTQLAKTGTAQVPQGKDNSIFVLIAPADKPKIVVAAVMEHAGFGATWAGPAATVIAEKYITGDLKREHLYKKMTTSSFMPEYKRQWIADLKRKGLYKDPALDSVKQKRMQDSLKFIKEQKAKLQKKIDEETKNLNKTKSAKQ
- a CDS encoding rod shape-determining protein MreD; the protein is MISRTLFTDILIMIFLVALQIFVLNRITIFGKYTPVLYPVFVMFYPFFRNKFQFLALSFLIGLSVDAFLYSWGINAFATTLIAYFRTLIFRTSTDTSTDFFSFQSLQWAQFLLFLFMSIFLHQLLVQYIEFFKLSRFFEILFNVLVTSVISFIFIVIYALIFKIKQKV